One genomic segment of Pandoraea thiooxydans includes these proteins:
- a CDS encoding TetR/AcrR family transcriptional regulator, which translates to MPAKPATPKKESRPARTKAARTVVPGDQAQAHLLEAAMELFQREGIHAVGVDAVVKRAGVNKMCLYRQFASKDELILAYLKRQDEACLARLDQSIACRPGEPRRQLEQIFIDLAQRASSPDYRGCPFINVAAEFPERDHPARKLVAANKAALVSRLTALVEALPVSDPTSLVNTLALLLEGAYAASQTFGAGNSPLATLPTVAAQLIDAAIASSAPAVAG; encoded by the coding sequence ATGCCAGCCAAGCCGGCCACCCCGAAGAAAGAATCCAGACCCGCTCGCACCAAGGCGGCCAGGACGGTCGTGCCCGGCGATCAGGCGCAAGCGCATCTGCTCGAGGCGGCGATGGAGCTGTTTCAGCGCGAAGGAATTCATGCGGTGGGGGTCGACGCGGTGGTCAAGCGAGCCGGCGTCAACAAGATGTGCCTTTATCGACAATTCGCCTCGAAAGACGAACTGATCTTGGCTTACCTCAAGCGCCAGGACGAGGCCTGCCTGGCGCGCCTGGACCAGAGCATCGCATGCCGTCCGGGCGAGCCGCGGCGGCAACTCGAGCAGATTTTCATCGACTTGGCGCAACGCGCCAGTTCCCCCGATTATCGCGGCTGCCCGTTCATCAACGTGGCGGCTGAGTTTCCGGAACGCGATCATCCGGCGCGAAAACTGGTGGCGGCCAACAAGGCCGCGCTCGTCTCGCGGCTTACCGCGCTGGTCGAGGCCCTGCCGGTGTCTGACCCGACCTCGCTGGTCAACACGCTCGCGCTGCTGCTCGAGGGCGCTTATGCGGCGAGTCAGACCTTCGGTGCCGGCAACAGCCCGCTGGCGACTCTGCCGACTGTGGCGGCCCAGTTGATCGACGCGGCGATCGCGTCCAGCGCGCCAGCCGTCGCCGGCTGA
- a CDS encoding helix-turn-helix domain-containing protein, giving the protein MASEITSSHATPPCLGEIIQQLRKERGMTLETLSRASGVSKSMLSQIERDMANPTIAVAWRLANALGLRLDQLLGGAPQNEPALIKTIGKHETPTLAGPDHGYTLKILGPMDLAGKFEWYELLLLPGGALVSDPHDPGTREHFTVLEGAVDIEVDQAAQKMKAGETARYPADHAHAIRNAGKGAARGILVVIHG; this is encoded by the coding sequence ATGGCAAGCGAAATCACTTCGTCCCATGCAACGCCGCCCTGTCTGGGGGAGATCATCCAGCAACTGCGCAAGGAGCGCGGGATGACGCTGGAGACGCTGTCGCGCGCGTCGGGGGTATCCAAATCGATGCTCTCGCAAATCGAGCGCGACATGGCCAACCCCACCATCGCGGTGGCCTGGCGCCTGGCCAATGCGCTTGGGTTACGGCTCGATCAGTTGCTGGGCGGCGCGCCGCAAAATGAGCCGGCGCTGATCAAGACGATCGGCAAGCATGAGACGCCGACGCTGGCGGGTCCCGATCATGGCTACACGCTGAAGATTCTCGGGCCGATGGACCTGGCCGGGAAATTCGAATGGTATGAACTGCTGCTGCTGCCCGGCGGGGCGCTGGTGTCGGACCCGCACGATCCGGGCACGCGCGAGCACTTCACGGTGCTGGAGGGAGCGGTCGACATCGAGGTCGACCAGGCTGCGCAAAAAATGAAGGCCGGCGAGACGGCACGCTATCCGGCGGATCACGCTCACGCGATCCGCAATGCCGGCAAAGGCGCGGCGCGCGGCATCCTCGTTGTGATTCACGGATAA
- a CDS encoding MFS transporter produces MKALANWSAGRIHYAWIVVAIVFLVLLSTAGIRATPSVMMVPLEHEFGWSRATISLAISVNLALYGLTGPFAAAAMQRFGVRPTIVGALAVLAFGTALSARMSAPWQMVLLWGVLVGGGTGVAALTLSATIVNRWFSTHRGLAMGLLTASSATGQLVFLPMMAAIIEHHGWRPVVLMVAAICAAVLPLVAIFLPERPAAVAQRPYGATHDDIAAASPGNPLTNAFRTLFHAARKRDFWLLFFSFFICGASTNGYIGTHFIAMCGDHGLSEVRGASILATMGILDLFGTTMSGWLSDRFNSRVLLFWYYGLRGLSLIYLPYAFGLDFFGLPVFALFYGLDWIATVPPTVRLTTDVFGKAAAPVVFGWIVAGHQLGAATAALVAGILRASLGTYTLASMLAGGVCLVGALLVLRINRGQPQTNSTSLA; encoded by the coding sequence ATGAAAGCGTTGGCCAACTGGAGTGCCGGGCGCATCCACTACGCGTGGATCGTCGTGGCCATCGTGTTTCTGGTGTTGCTGTCAACCGCCGGCATTCGTGCGACGCCCAGCGTCATGATGGTGCCGCTCGAGCACGAATTCGGCTGGAGCCGCGCGACGATTTCGCTCGCCATCTCGGTGAACCTGGCGCTGTACGGCCTGACCGGTCCTTTCGCGGCCGCCGCGATGCAGCGCTTCGGCGTGCGTCCGACGATCGTCGGCGCACTCGCCGTGCTGGCATTCGGGACCGCTCTGAGCGCGCGCATGAGCGCACCCTGGCAAATGGTGCTGCTGTGGGGTGTGCTGGTCGGCGGCGGCACCGGCGTCGCCGCGCTCACGCTCTCCGCGACGATCGTCAATCGCTGGTTCAGCACCCATCGCGGGCTCGCCATGGGTTTGCTCACCGCCAGCTCGGCCACCGGCCAATTGGTATTCCTGCCGATGATGGCAGCAATCATCGAGCATCACGGCTGGCGACCCGTGGTCCTGATGGTAGCCGCCATATGCGCGGCGGTACTGCCGCTGGTTGCCATTTTTCTGCCGGAGCGGCCGGCCGCGGTGGCGCAGCGCCCCTATGGCGCCACGCACGACGACATCGCTGCGGCAAGCCCTGGCAATCCGCTGACGAACGCCTTTCGCACGCTCTTTCATGCCGCTCGCAAGCGCGATTTCTGGCTACTCTTCTTCAGTTTTTTCATTTGCGGCGCCAGCACCAATGGTTACATCGGCACGCATTTCATCGCCATGTGCGGCGACCACGGCCTGTCGGAAGTGCGCGGAGCGAGCATTCTCGCCACCATGGGCATACTGGACCTGTTCGGCACGACGATGTCGGGCTGGCTCTCGGACCGTTTCAACAGCCGCGTCCTGCTGTTTTGGTATTACGGTTTGCGCGGCTTGTCGCTGATTTATCTGCCGTATGCTTTCGGCCTCGATTTTTTCGGCCTGCCGGTGTTTGCCCTCTTCTATGGGCTTGACTGGATCGCCACGGTGCCGCCGACGGTGCGGCTGACGACCGACGTGTTCGGCAAAGCGGCGGCACCGGTAGTGTTCGGCTGGATTGTCGCTGGCCACCAGCTGGGCGCGGCGACTGCCGCGCTTGTGGCCGGCATTTTACGGGCGAGCCTGGGCACCTACACGCTTGCCTCGATGCTCGCCGGCGGCGTCTGCCTGGTGGGCGCGCTGTTGGTGTTGCGCATCAACCGGGGCCAACCGCAAACGAATTCAACTTCGCTCGCCTGA
- a CDS encoding alkene reductase has product MNQANPQNPETDLFDPVQLGPITLRNRIVMAPLTRSRVGQGDAPGPMNAQYYAQRASAGLIVSEATNISQQGKGYAFTPGIYTEAQVAGWRLVTDAIHAKGSRIFCQLWHVGRISHPSLQADNALPVAPSAVTPNGKAFTETGFQPHVTPRALETAEIPGIVAQYRHAAECAKRAGFDGVEIHAANGYLLDQFLRDKTNLRTDAYGGSIENRARLVLEVTQAVVDVWGAERVGIRISPVSPANDIADSNPEPLFTYLVEQLNRFNLVYLHVVEGATGGPRTVEGGFDLQKLRRIFNGIYMANNGYDLPLAVQARTTNAADLIAFGRPFISNPDLVERLKTGGPLNPLDKSTLYGGDARGYIDYPSLAEAA; this is encoded by the coding sequence ATGAACCAAGCCAATCCGCAAAATCCCGAGACCGATCTTTTCGATCCGGTGCAACTCGGCCCGATCACCTTGCGCAATCGCATCGTCATGGCGCCGCTCACCCGCAGCCGCGTCGGACAGGGCGACGCGCCCGGCCCCATGAACGCCCAGTATTATGCGCAACGCGCCTCCGCCGGGTTGATCGTGAGCGAAGCCACCAATATTTCTCAGCAGGGCAAGGGCTATGCGTTCACGCCCGGAATCTACACCGAGGCACAAGTCGCCGGCTGGCGTCTGGTGACCGACGCCATACACGCCAAGGGCAGTCGCATTTTCTGCCAGTTGTGGCACGTCGGGCGCATTTCGCATCCGTCGCTGCAGGCGGACAACGCGCTGCCGGTGGCCCCGTCGGCCGTGACGCCGAATGGCAAGGCTTTCACCGAGACCGGTTTCCAGCCCCACGTGACACCTCGCGCGCTCGAGACAGCGGAGATTCCGGGCATCGTCGCGCAATATCGCCATGCGGCGGAGTGCGCCAAGCGCGCCGGCTTCGACGGTGTGGAAATCCACGCGGCCAATGGCTATTTGCTCGATCAATTCCTGCGCGACAAAACCAATCTGCGCACCGACGCCTACGGCGGCAGCATCGAGAACCGTGCCCGCCTGGTGTTGGAGGTCACGCAAGCGGTCGTCGATGTATGGGGAGCCGAGCGCGTGGGCATTCGCATTTCGCCGGTCAGTCCGGCCAACGATATCGCCGATAGCAATCCCGAGCCGCTGTTCACCTATTTGGTAGAACAACTGAATCGCTTCAACCTGGTTTATCTGCACGTCGTCGAAGGAGCTACCGGCGGTCCCCGCACGGTCGAAGGTGGCTTCGACTTGCAAAAGCTGCGTCGCATTTTCAACGGCATTTACATGGCCAACAACGGCTACGACCTGCCGCTGGCCGTGCAGGCGCGTACCACCAACGCGGCGGATCTGATCGCTTTCGGTCGGCCGTTCATTTCGAATCCGGATCTTGTCGAACGCCTGAAAACCGGCGGCCCACTCAACCCGCTCGATAAAAGCACGCTCTATGGCGGCGACGCGCGCGGCTACATCGACTATCCATCGCTCGCCGAAGCGGCCTGA